One Candidatus Sulfurimonas baltica DNA segment encodes these proteins:
- a CDS encoding DUF4105 domain-containing protein: MHCTDFNTYKMKAPADKIFITYASENVKNPPSMMGHTFLKYSGENHQGRKVNHAVTFYTVLDTVNLLSLAYQNIFSGMPGMFALQPYQHIVKEYTDKENRNVWEFELNLSEYRRKLIYYHIWELKDIDMKYFFTSYNCSTVIYYTLSLVNPKIYDDKKFWVTPLDTVKFLYKYNLIKKSELLPSNEWLIKMLTEHLNDNEIDNIKNIVKHKEYTEISTLDFYSLKLLEAYSTVKYKENDISTDEFKNLKHNIQKAEQEDTNTFDISKYKTPSKIPNERQFGIGYKYINEDDYLKLSFLPASHLLNDYNREYFGESELKIFNLSVLLNKDTIELEELTLYGMKSYIPYDTLTDDLSYQFELAVKKEYSEDMSYVDTVKIDGGIGIDFLLGNDINLFAILNFGLGYNANDNTHVFFNPQVGGMIYEILNMKSLAYYQPLFVNDNKVYDKYVFNHNIFLFKDYKLYFNFEKVCAETEFINYEFGINKLF; this comes from the coding sequence ATACATTGTACAGATTTCAATACTTATAAAATGAAAGCTCCTGCAGATAAAATTTTTATAACTTATGCTTCGGAAAATGTAAAAAATCCTCCAAGTATGATGGGGCATACATTTTTAAAATACAGTGGTGAAAATCATCAAGGACGAAAAGTTAATCATGCCGTCACGTTTTACACAGTATTAGATACTGTAAATTTACTTAGCTTGGCTTATCAAAATATATTTTCAGGAATGCCTGGAATGTTTGCTTTGCAACCATATCAACATATAGTTAAAGAATATACAGATAAAGAGAATAGAAATGTTTGGGAATTTGAACTAAATTTATCTGAATATAGAAGAAAATTAATTTATTATCATATCTGGGAATTAAAAGATATTGATATGAAATACTTTTTTACAAGCTATAACTGCTCCACAGTTATTTATTACACTTTATCATTAGTAAATCCAAAAATATATGATGACAAAAAGTTTTGGGTAACTCCACTAGACACAGTCAAATTTTTATACAAGTATAATTTGATAAAAAAAAGTGAATTATTACCAAGCAATGAATGGCTAATAAAAATGTTAACAGAACATTTAAATGACAACGAAATTGATAATATAAAAAACATTGTTAAGCATAAAGAATATACTGAAATATCAACATTAGATTTTTATTCATTAAAACTACTTGAAGCATACAGTACTGTAAAATACAAAGAAAATGATATAAGTACAGATGAATTTAAAAATCTAAAGCATAATATTCAAAAAGCTGAGCAAGAAGATACTAATACTTTTGATATATCAAAATATAAAACACCAAGTAAAATTCCTAATGAAAGGCAATTTGGCATAGGGTACAAATATATAAATGAGGATGACTACTTAAAACTATCTTTCTTGCCAGCTTCTCATCTCTTAAATGATTATAACCGTGAATATTTTGGTGAAAGTGAATTAAAAATATTTAATTTATCTGTTTTGCTCAACAAAGATACTATTGAATTAGAAGAATTAACACTATATGGAATGAAATCTTATATTCCTTATGACACCCTAACAGATGATTTATCGTACCAATTTGAATTAGCTGTTAAAAAAGAGTACAGTGAAGATATGAGCTATGTAGATACTGTTAAAATTGACGGTGGTATAGGGATAGATTTTTTACTAGGAAATGATATAAATTTATTTGCTATCTTAAATTTCGGACTTGGATATAATGCAAATGATAATACTCATGTTTTTTTCAATCCACAAGTTGGTGGAATGATATATGAAATACTTAATATGAAAAGTTTGGCTTATTACCAGCCACTGTTTGTTAATGATAATAAAGTTTATGACAAATATGTATTCAATCATAATATATTTCTTTTTAAAGATTATAAACTTTATTTCAATTTTGAAAAAGTATGTGCAGAAACAGAGTTTATAAATTATGAATTTGGAATTAACAAACTGTTCTAA